A DNA window from Piliocolobus tephrosceles isolate RC106 chromosome 9, ASM277652v3, whole genome shotgun sequence contains the following coding sequences:
- the LOC113219537 gene encoding serine/threonine-protein phosphatase 2A 55 kDa regulatory subunit B delta isoform-like isoform X2 codes for MTILLYSGRTLSDIISTVEFNYSGDLLATGDKGGRVVIFQREQENKSRPHSRGEYNVYSTFQSHEPEFDYLKSLEIEEKINKIRWLPQQNAAHFLLSTNDKTIKLWKISERDKRAEGYNLKDEDGRLRDPFRITALRVPILKPMDLMVEASPRRIFANAHTYHINSISVNSDHETYLSADDLRINLWHLEITDRSFSILPQRDTGVFLRCSLDSDVSCSFIHLYLRVWSCKYRRCTAACDISSL; via the exons ATGACAATTTTGCTTTATTCTGGGAGAACATTGT CGGACATCATTTCCACCGTTGAGTTTAATTACTCTGGAGATCTTCTTGCAACAGGAGACAAGGGCGGCAGAGTTGTTATTTTTCAGCGTGAACAAGAG AACAAAAGCCGCCCTCATTCTAGGGGAGAATATAATGTTTACAGCACTTTTCAAAGTCATGAACCAGAGTTTGACTATTTGAAAAGTCTAGaaattgaggaaaaaattaataaaattaggtGGTTACCACAACAGAATGCTGCTCATTTTCTACTCTCTACAAATG ataaaactataaaattatggaaaataagTGAACGGGATAAAAGAGCAGAAGGTTATAACCTGAAGGACGAAGATGGAAGACTTCGAGATCCATTTAGAATCACTGCACTACGG gTCCCAATATTGAAGCCCATGGATCTTATGGTAGAAGCGAGTCCACGGCGAATTTTTGCAAATGCTCACACATATCATATAAATTCCATTTCAGTAAATAGTGATCATGAAACGTATCTTTCTGCAGATGACCTGAGAATTAATTTGTGGCACTTAGAAATCACAGATAGAAGCTTTAGTATCCTTCCTCAGAGGGACACTGGCGTTTTCCTGAGGTGCTCTTTAGATAGTGATGTATCTTGTTCCTTTATACACCTGTATCTCAGAGTCTGGTCTTGTAAATACCGTCGCTGCACAGCAGCCTGTGATATAAGTTCTCTGTGA